Part of the Schistocerca americana isolate TAMUIC-IGC-003095 chromosome 5, iqSchAmer2.1, whole genome shotgun sequence genome, aaaatgcttctatcggagcacaaaaaatgtgaatgtgttcctgtttatttaaaggaATCTGTCTTAAAATGGGGTACCAGcttcctcattctaccttcctcagcaacgtgaaaaattttcccaaaacttttggcCTGCGAAAATATTCACTCTTTTTTAACATGTGACTCAAGtgaaactcccacaagctcccctaattgTAACTCACTCACTCATTGCTGTAAGTTGCTCACACTCATCCACTCCCAGTTTGCCCTTACTCACTCACTCTTTCACCCCATAtcattgtcattatttctttgcgtctctctgtcattgtcttctgtgtcacagccacagtcccctttgttctgtcctactactacagtctcctctcgctgtcactgtctcccccttgttctctcttactgctaatatctcatttctTCCTTTCTATTGGTGCTGTCTcttttcactgtcactatctctctcttcctcattgttgTCAAAATATACTCTCTCTCATTGTCACTGGCTCTCATTCActcattttctctttctctttattcctaccCCCTGGCATTGTCTCCTTAACTCCTTTCCAGCACTGTTAgctgtgttccactgccactgtccccccctctttctctcacCCTGTCAttatctccttcactctttctataacacaactgtcTACTATCTTGCAATATTTATAacttttctgtctctttgccactgccactgtcttttcCTCTTTCAACATAAAAAGCGCAAATatattcacatgccaaaatttttgggaaaatttttgaatgTGCTGAGGAAGGTGAAATGAGACACCTGGTACCCTATCTTTCAGTCAGTCTcctaaataaacaggaacatattcacattttttgtgctcagatgggagcatttttccactggttcgcttcttttccctgctgcagcaggatgTGTAgtgcatatgaaaagaaatgtaatggTCAGTGAAAtgtagatagtttacttatgtgaaattgaaataatgcaaaactaatttagCACCTCACACCATATCTTATGTACAAAATCATTTTCCATATGTATGCTTCAGTTTTACAGCATGGGATTCCCAGATGATattggagacactttacagcatatttttcaGTGTTACACCACTTTATAAACCAGGTttttgcttcacatcagattttacATGCATATTTCATGTATACAAGTGAGATAACTTGGAATCACTGTATCtcagaaatggataaagatatgaagaaaattttcaaggttcaaGATAGAGATCTTAGGAATACGTCATAAACATTACAGCTTTTTGCTGTGCATAGCTATCTGAGAATCTGCGACAGAGTTTTGGTAAAAaacaaatatacattttttcattgtttctcaacaacagataaaTGGGGAGATAACTCTTATAGATACCTAAAGAATAtatcattaaaatttgagcaattgctgcatttatttgttatttagatTTTGCTTCATACTGGTATTAATGTGAAAGTATGGTAACTTTGAAACTCTATATCTTGGAAACTGATAAAGATATAgacaaaattttcaaggttgtgagagatcaggatcttaggaatatatataTCATaactttcagccatttgctgtccaCAGCCATCTTGGCATTCTCAGCTTGGTTTTGGTCTACTGCCAGTATTTCATCTCCTAACTTTCCTGTCACTTTTCAATCTGACCTAGATCTCAGGCTAAGCCACAGATTAGGCTGACAATGACCAGATTGGCTGGTTTCAGCTGACTggtagttgtgccacaaacattttAGTGACTCGTCAAACAGTAAAGCATTCCTCCTCTCACATCCTCTAAGTCTGCTGTGCTGCAACAGGCCTACTTCATTTAGCTGATGGTCagattcattaattaaattcaattaaaGTCAATTGAAATTGACCACATTTTGAAGTAGTACTGCATCTGGAActgtttttgtttgttactgagcagcaGAACTATACTGTTAAGAAGCTCTTAATGGTAGCTGACTTTTCTGTGTTTgtctgttagttgctagatgcatattagTATAAAACTCAGCTGAGAACAGTAGGCCACATGAATTCTTAATTCGGGCCACATGTTGGCCATGGGCTGTAGTTTGATGACCGCTGGCCTAAAGAGTCACTGGAAGGAGCAGTGATGCCAGACAGTGCTGAAAACTGGCTGAAAGTAATTAAAGAAGAGTTACTGAAGCTCAGAGAGAACCACACACAGGAGTCTGCTGCTTTACATTTAGACAAAAAGCCTGTAAATGCAaaataggtttttaaaattaaagaaaGATACGAAACTTCGCATTGTATGTTATTAAGAATAACTAGTAATAAATAGTTGTGTTCAGAAGCAAGGCCTGGACTTTGATGAAACTTTCCCTCCGGTTGTAATGCATAGCTGATCAAGGTATTTATTTGCTATGGGTGCTAAAAATGCTATTAATATTAACCGGATACGTGTGTTGTCATGGACTTCTTACTAACTATTGTATGTGAAGAGATCTAGGTGAAAGTTCCAGAAGTAGATCCACTTACGAAGACTTAATCCACTGGCAGGCAGTCCAAAGGATCAAAAAGGTACCAAGAGTATGAAGCTATTGTTTTCTAATGCTGAGGATTGTCAAATAATAGATTACTGTGATTCAGATTGGCCCAGAGATTGGAAGGCAGAAAGTTGACAACTAGATGTCTGTCTAGATCGCAAGAAGCATTTATATCCTTTCATAGTAAGAAACAACCAGCAGTGGCCCTCTCCTCAACTAAGGCAGAATACATGGCCCTGAGCTCGGCATGTCAAGAGGCTGCGACTTCAAAGGTAGTCACCCAAAGTCAGTGTGGAGTACATACCTTCAGAGCAAATGCAGGCAGGCATGATATCATCTCTGGCAAAGCCTCACCATCATGTTTTGCTACAAGATTTGaactgcaaatttttattttttgtgggcaTAACTCTAGTGGAGGTGTCAGAATTTAGACTCTGTACCTCACTTATTAAATTATTGTTGGTGCTGCTATGCTGTAATATGGATGCTCAGAGTTTTTATCCCATGTAGTATATTGTTCAAGGGTTTGTGTTACAGTTTTACCACATTAAAGTCTGGGTGGTAAACGTGTTTTTTCAATCAGTTATTGCCTGTAAATTACTCTGTTAGCGGAGGTAACCAGAATGCATCACAgcattttaggttttttattgtctTCATTTGACAGTTAAATTGCGGTGATTTTGAAGATTCCTATATAAAACAGGTATTAATTAGTGAAGGGCCTAAGCCATAAAAAATTATGGTAAGTACAAGAGGTATTTTGGGATCATATTTTCATATTGTATTTCTGTCACAGAGACCAGCACAATGCTTTCACCAGCCCAAGGGCCAACCCCCGCTGCATCTAAAGGAAAGGTACAAGCAAGACCTGTTATTGAAGATTATCAGCTGCCTGCAAAGTACCGGAGGAGGCCAATTGATGAGAAAGAAATTGAATATATCAATGTGAGTTGCGTTAAATCATGCTCAGTAGACATAAGTTTGCAGTAAGTAGCTGACTTGTATGGAATTAGCTAGGGGGAAAAAGGTGTAAACATTTGATACCGTCGTTATTTTTCAAGCAGTTTCCAATTTGTTTAAACATCTGCACTTCTCCACCAGTGTGTTAACTGGATAGCAGTATTCTAATTGCACAGTCATTCCTGCAGTCTTCTCTTGTTCAGTGTTGGTGGCAGGTTTGTAAACTGTTAAAAGTAGTACTGGTCTCATTGTTTGGGCTAAAAtatactgaaatgacaaaagtcagAGGGAATCTCCTAATGCCATGTCAAGCCTCCTCCTACCCAGCTTAGTGCAGCACCTTAACGTGACGTGGACTCAACTTggtgttggaagtcccctacagaaatactgagctgtgctgcctctatagctgtctataactgcgaaggtgttgatgttgcaggattttgtgcttgaACTGACTTctagattatgtcctataaatgttcgatgggattcatgttggacaaCCTGGGTGCCcatatcatttgctcgaattgctagagtgttcttcaaaccagtcgtgaagaATTGTGACCTGCtgacatcattgtttggaaacatgaagtccatgaatggctgcgagtGGTCTCCTAGTAGTTGAACATAACCAGTTCCAGTCAGTCATCAGTTCAGTTGCCccagaggatccagttcattccTGCAAACACAGCTgacacgattatggagccaccacagcttgcacagtgtgttgacaacttgggtccatagcttcacgAGCTCTGTGCCACACTTACCATCAGATCTtaacaactgaaatagggacttacCCGGCAAGGCCATGGTTTTCCCgttgtctagagtccaactgatacgGCAACGAGTCGAGGAGAGGTGCTGCATGAGATGTCATGCTGTTGGCAAACGAACTTGAGTTGGTACTTTGCTGCTGTAGCCCAAATATAtcagatttcgctgcactgtcctaacaaatacattcattgtatgtcccacattgatttcagcagtTATTTCACACGTTGTTCTTTggctgttaacactgaaaactctacgtaaacacagctgctctcggtcattaagtgcaGGCCATTGACCActatgttgtctgtggtgagagataatgcttgaaatttggtatttttagcacactcttgatactgtgggtgTCAGTATatggaattccctaatgatttccaaaaggGAATGTCCTATGCTTCCAAAGTTCTGTGACTTACAGTTAGGCGGGCATAATCATGcctgaaacctttttacatgaatcacctgggtacagatgacagctctgccaatgtgctgcccctttataccttgtgtacattgTGCTACCCCTATCCGTATATGTGCTTATCACTATCcaacgacttctgtcacctcagcgtaatAACTGTAATACTGGTTGTTCAAAACAATCAGTGAAACAGACATATCTACcatacaaataatggaaaatccaggatcccATATAAATGAAGTACACAGTTACCAGCTTTGTTGTCTTTTGCAGTTGCTCATATTTTATGTAGGTTTTTAGTGTTATAACCttgcaaaacttgtgtcattgattTGAATCCATTTTACAGTAAATGTATGAGAGACGAATATGTGCTATTGAGCTACAACTGTGTTCAtaggaggggacttcaaaaagtaaatcACACATTATTATAGCAGGCCATGTAGGTTTTATTGAGTGCAGCTCTATGGTTCAAAGTGATTCAGTACATAACACTATTCTTGGAAGGTTCTACCAGTTGTTAAGTTTCTTGGTTATAGAAATCTGGTCTTTGGTCATGGAGCTGTTCATGAACTGCTGTATGAACATCCTCATTATAGGAAAATCTCTTTCCCTCcaaatgttctttcagcttgctgaAGAGATGGAAATTGGACGAGTGTATGATCCGGACTTCCTGATCAACATCACCCATATCTGTGCAGTCttgatcaaattgttggcaccatttcagaaCAGATGGATGTGACATTGTACTTGGTTCCTATGTTGCCAGAATTTCAAGGTGAATTTGTGTACAATTTAGCTGTTCTGCCAACAAAAATTGTACTGTCcatgtacttcaactttggagtatgtttccagttgtCATGCCATTTCACTCACACACGTCTTACCTGTACCACAGCAGAACTGTAACTGTGTATTGAGAAAACCCAGAGTAAGTACACTCCTCTCAAAACATACCAATCTTgtctgtgtaacttactttctgaagtctctACTTAATATTGCTGATTATCATTTTGTTGTGTTTAGATGGAAATTAATATTTACGTCTGAGATAATGATCAGTGtataaaaaataatattgtttaCAATTCTGGCTTGATTACATGAAAGAAAAGCTCTGCTAAAGAAAAGTAAATCATTGGAATCAGATTGCTGTCACTTCAAGCAATTATTCAGATGGAGTTTCAGCCATTTCCATTTGTTTAAATTATCTGTTGAGTCCAGAATAACTGCCAAAGgaggaattccatacaaaagtcCAAATATACAGAATAATTTGATGATGAAAATCATTTGGAAAATTTGCTTGCCATTAGCTTCATGCACATATATAATTGGGTATTGTCTTTGCTTTTTTAAAATTGCAATTTATTTCTGCTGATTGTCTTGTTCTTCATCCTGTTGTAGAATCTGACCTAAGTATTATTCAAAGTGTCCCTGCCAGCCATATGTGAGACATTAATTACACACTGTAAGAAATTTCCTTAAGTATGCAAAATACTTTCTTCTGAATTTAATATCTTTCTTGAATGAGACTTTAAGGTTTGTCTCAAAGGATCATCATCTGGTTCACTATCTCAGTGGATGTCACAGCACTTGTCTGtgatttggcattgtcatgctgaaggagagggtgctccatgtgtggatgaaaacTTCAAATTctaaactcaattacagcatgctgtttctcatgcaccatcATTTATGTTAAACATCACATTGCATGCTCCAATTcaaagccctctagtggcagaagactgcaaatatgtagctataaagaataaagatgtagaatgttaatagcatttgttttatttaaaaaacttcaaCAGTAAAACACTCTGATGAGTTAGTTATTAGCATGTCAATGTATATGAAAAGAAAACCATGAGGAGATGACAACCCGCCTACTCCCCTAGGGAGCTCACAACTCTGTTGGCCAGCACGGAACCTGAGCCCTTGAAGTGCTACTTCACTTTCTGTGCTGCAAGCCCATTCTTCGGCTATTTTTTTCTCCCTGCTTTTTGGTTGGATGTCTTGGTTTATGATTTTTTGATGTTTGTCTTGttattttttcttgttcttcttccagCACTTTAGACATCTTTTCATCCTAAACTACATGGTCCCCATTGTTTGGTTTGACCTACTGTTCCTCCTCTTCCAAATTTTATGGAAGTATGGTTCATGCAGGCAAGGCAACGCAGTGTGACGTATATTCCACATGTGTACATTTCTGTCTTAGCACCCTTACCATCTGGTGTAGTCAAGTACCTGCACTGTGGTAGCCCTCTGATCATGCAGGGATCACACTATTGGTGCCTGAGCTTGTAACTACCCACATATTCCAAGGAGAATGTGATCGTTGTCGCGGGGCAATGAAAACTGGTCATGTAACCATTGCTAAGGCTGGAGGCAACTGTGGGGAGACCACTCGTTTGGAGTGAGTGGCACCATGGCAGATGACTCACATATGAACTGTATTAAGTGTCCTTCTGCTGGTGACTGCATGGCTCCAGCAGTCTTTTCTGAAAGGAAAGATTCGTACGATGCAGAGTGATGTGACCCTAAAATGTTCCTCCCGTGGCCAGGACATAGGGCTAAGGTACAAGAGGAGAAATACTCCCCACAATACTTCATTCCTTTTTGGCCACAAAGCCATTATTccttgttgaacaccttgaggacagGTTTAGGGAAGTAGCAGTAATCTCAAAATGAAGAGTGGTTCATATCTGATGAGAGCAGCTCACTTGTGACAAGCCAAATGAAATTCCTATAgctgtaaacccccccccccccccccccccccccccatagcagTTTCACTATGATACAGGgtatcatcttccacagtgacctTCTTTTACAGACCAGTGCCGAGTTGTCCCAGTTTGGAGTGACGGGGAGGATATTTTGTCCATTGTGTCCATTAGGGATCAAAGAACAATAGGGGCGTTACAGGGGCCTTCATTTTGGGCTTTGAAGGCACCTCGTTGcctaaaaaggtcaaggtgatggtgtatcgATGTGACATGAAACCGTATATACTATCTCCCATGCGGTTCTTCAGATGTGTGTGATTTGGGCACATATCTTTGTGTTGTAAAATAGTTGTGGATGCCAGCTGCACACAAACATTCTTGTGCACTTCCCCCATCTGTGTCATCTGCAGAGGACATCATTCCCCCAGTGGCCAGGCAGCACAGTCTCCCAATGGGGGAAGAAACTCCAAGAATACAAGActcttgactgactgactgactgactgatgtaCCACCCAGCCAAGAAGAAATATGATCTTTGCATCCTGCGTGAATGACTATGGCGTATGCTAAGGATCCGACATCGTCATTTTCTCTAGCGACAGTACCCACACCCTTTGTGCCTTCTTCGTCGGGCCATCAGGATTGCTCATCTATGCCTGCTCCCCTGGTCATTGGGGGCACTCCTCCTATTATTCCAGTATTCccccccttcctgccccccccccccccccaattgactTTGGGAGCATCGACTCCCCACCCACTGGGGGCGTTGATCCCTGATCCCCAgtcccagctggagaagcaacacCCTCCACTAGCATCCCTCACCAGGAAAGGGTCACTCAAAACACTCCTTTTTTAGAATTCTGCTGATCTGCAACGAGATACCAGCCAGTGGCTGAGGGAACCACAATTTGCTTGTCATAGAGCTTCGCATTTCTTCTCCATCCCTGAAGCTAGGGCAAGTAAAGTCCTCATGGGTATCAAAATCTTCCAAGGAGAAGAGAGATAAAGGGGAGACAAAGGAGGTTCTGACAGTCACCTGGCCACTGGACCCTGCATGACCTGATTGAGAATGAAAGTGTGTTGTTGCTGTATCGttccctctggtggcagcaggtgaaccTAGGGCATGACCACCTGCTTACTTGGTTCCTACAGCttcctactgccccccccccccccccctctgtacaGAACACTGATAGCatgatcctccagtggaactgttctgatattttccaccacctggctgagctatgttGTCTCTTATGCATTTCCCTCACTTTCCACATTGCcatccaggaaacttggttcccagCATTGTGAACCCCTACCATCTGTTGGCTATCAGGGCTATTTAGAGAGTAGGTCCGACTGACAGAGCGTTGGGTGGAATTTGCACTTACTTTCCAGACTCTGTCTACAGTGAGCATATGCCACTCAATATGACTTCGGAGGctatgactgtttgtgtgtggatGTCTCTGCATTTTGCCATCCGTAATGTGTATCTCCCTCCCAATAGTGAAGTATCTCAGACCACATTGTCTGGACTCATTTCTCAGCTCTCCACACCTTTCCTCATTttaggtgacttcaatgcccacaaccctttctgggatggaactgtgGCCACTGGCCATGGTAGAGCTGTTGAATCTTTGCTCACAGAGCTCAGTCTTTGTCTTGTGAATACCGGTGCCCCAAACACTTTAATGTGATGTATGGATCTTATTCGCCCATTGATCTTTCCATTTGCAGCCTTGGTCTCAGTCCATGATGACCTGTGTGCAGCGATCATTTTCTGATTGTCTTGCCCCTCCTTCAACATCACTTGTCAGGACATCCACCCAGGTGGGCTCTCAACAATGCTAACTGGGAGGCCTTTGTCTGTGCTGTCATCCTTAGCACTCCATCATGGGGAGGTATCAATGCGGCTGTCTAGGGCACAACCCCAGCTATTCTCTTGGCAGCAGACTCAGCAATTCCTTATTCCTCGCGATCC contains:
- the LOC124615898 gene encoding 28S ribosomal protein S36, mitochondrial isoform X2, with the protein product MTVKPHVPLIKFRKGGKVQETSTMLSPAQGPTPAASKGKVQARPVIEDYQLPAKYRRRPIDEKEIEYINRGGPE
- the LOC124615898 gene encoding 28S ribosomal protein S36, mitochondrial isoform X1, producing the protein MGVTSVLRAMMTVKPHVPLIKFRKGGKVQETSTMLSPAQGPTPAASKGKVQARPVIEDYQLPAKYRRRPIDEKEIEYINRGGPE